The region CAACTCAGCAATCTCAGTAGATTTCATTCCCTTATAATCGTCATAATAAAGTGGTTTTAAATAATGAATTTGAACGGTGATTTTCTTAATAGAATTTGTATCGAAAGCCTTGAAGGCGTCAATCAACGCTACTGGTACAATTGGACAACGAGCATTCATTGCACTCTTAAAGCTACCGCCTTTAAATTCTCCAATTTGATTTCCATTTTTACTTCTAGTACCTTCCGCAAAAATAACAAAATTCTCGCCACCCTTTACACGAGTGGTCATATTTTTAATTACAGTCATAGACTGACGGATATCTTCGCGGTCGATAATCTCAGCCTGTAACAATTTAATTACGTCACGAAGGAAAAAGATGTCTTTCACTTCTTTTTTCATTACAG is a window of Lachnoclostridium phytofermentans ISDg DNA encoding:
- a CDS encoding lysophospholipid acyltransferase family protein, with translation MKRILLMLLRSFFNLPIWFFQLKRLCNIEKHDRFERYAWLHKNAPVANRRGRVTIDCHGLENLPKEDGYILFPNHQGLFDALAFLETHERPFVTVMKKEVKDIFFLRDVIKLLQAEIIDREDIRQSMTVIKNMTTRVKGGENFVIFAEGTRSKNGNQIGEFKGGSFKSAMNARCPIVPVALIDAFKAFDTNSIKKITVQIHYLKPLYYDDYKGMKSTEIAELVENMIKETIAKFAQE